A region of Prochlorococcus marinus subsp. pastoris str. CCMP1986 DNA encodes the following proteins:
- the purU gene encoding formyltetrahydrofolate deformylase, producing MEHPSIIFKIVCPDRPGLVSKLTSWISDYGGNIKHSDHHTDQDAGLFLSRIEWNSIHTTINRKDIYDKFQTIAVDINGKFNINYSDEIPNVAIFVSKQNHCLIDLLWRVRNGELKMNVPLIISNHPDLESIANDFNSQFVYFDTVNSSKSDVEDQILKLIDQFDIDFVVLAKYMQILSDSFVQKFSSIINIHHSFLPAFKGAQPYHRAWKRGVKLIGATAHYVTKDLDEGPIIEQCTVNVSHRDEVDDLIRKGRDIERVALARAVRLHLNHQVFVYKSKTAVFD from the coding sequence TTGGAACATCCCTCAATTATATTCAAAATTGTTTGTCCTGATCGTCCAGGCTTAGTAAGTAAGCTTACAAGTTGGATATCCGATTATGGTGGCAATATCAAGCATTCAGATCATCATACAGATCAAGATGCGGGACTATTTCTTAGTAGGATTGAGTGGAATAGTATCCATACAACAATTAATAGAAAGGATATTTATGATAAGTTTCAAACAATTGCAGTTGATATAAATGGAAAATTTAATATTAATTATTCAGATGAGATTCCGAATGTTGCTATTTTTGTGAGTAAACAAAATCATTGTTTAATTGATTTACTTTGGCGAGTAAGAAATGGCGAACTTAAAATGAATGTCCCATTAATAATTTCTAATCATCCTGATCTTGAAAGTATTGCGAATGACTTTAATTCACAATTTGTTTATTTTGATACTGTTAATTCCTCGAAATCTGATGTTGAAGATCAGATTTTAAAATTAATCGATCAATTTGATATCGATTTTGTTGTATTAGCTAAATATATGCAAATTTTGAGTGATTCTTTTGTGCAAAAGTTTTCATCAATAATAAATATTCATCATTCTTTCTTACCTGCTTTTAAGGGCGCTCAACCATATCATCGTGCATGGAAAAGGGGTGTAAAATTAATAGGTGCTACAGCACATTATGTAACTAAAGATCTTGATGAGGGCCCAATTATTGAACAATGTACTGTCAATGTAAGTCATAGAGATGAAGTTGATGATTTGATTCGAAAAGGTAGGGACATAGAGAGAGTTGCTTTGGCAAGGGCTGTTAGATTACATCTAAATCATCAAGTATTTGTTTATAAGAGCAAAACCGCTGTTTTTGATTGA
- a CDS encoding FAD-dependent oxidoreductase produces the protein MKGLKENFQKPHILIVGAGIIGKFNALELSELGYQITIVDPTLDKNSSSAALGLLMGYMYQKRNGRSWILRKQSHELWPKWIKLLQEFNPELHIEKRLIQLTTNDVKFEKLKKFVNDNTNQGLEILEKDSIIIKNINNIFKTKNIKGVISHKDGRIDPQSLLDTLNVYLKNKKINFLKEEIIKIKRFNKQWIAASRSNNEIKTDAIILCNSLNSINLIIDKSHKIKLKPVLGQALEICTNLHEVNLLSLPKHFNINGKNIIPLTKNKIIIGSTDEYHEKPEENVFEKLTDFIENKPSWLSRERVTRKWFGIRSRPEGEPSPIQKNLENGLIICTGFYKNGFLLAPSCSHWVANELNKYFI, from the coding sequence ATGAAAGGATTAAAAGAAAATTTTCAAAAACCACATATACTGATTGTAGGTGCTGGCATAATAGGAAAGTTTAACGCATTAGAACTGTCTGAATTAGGGTATCAAATAACAATTGTAGATCCAACTTTAGACAAAAATAGTAGTAGTGCTGCATTAGGTCTTCTAATGGGGTATATGTATCAAAAGAGGAATGGCAGAAGTTGGATACTTAGAAAACAAAGCCATGAATTATGGCCAAAATGGATCAAATTATTACAAGAGTTTAATCCTGAATTACATATAGAAAAACGATTAATACAGTTGACGACAAATGATGTAAAATTTGAAAAGCTAAAGAAATTTGTTAACGACAATACAAACCAAGGCCTTGAAATTTTAGAGAAAGACTCAATCATTATTAAAAATATCAATAATATTTTCAAGACAAAAAATATTAAAGGAGTTATTTCCCACAAAGATGGAAGAATAGATCCTCAATCATTATTAGATACATTAAATGTTTACCTAAAAAACAAAAAAATTAATTTTTTAAAAGAAGAAATAATAAAAATTAAAAGATTTAACAAACAATGGATTGCGGCTTCGAGAAGTAATAACGAAATCAAAACTGATGCAATTATCTTATGTAATTCTCTGAATTCAATAAATTTAATAATAGACAAGTCTCATAAAATCAAATTAAAACCCGTCTTGGGTCAAGCTTTAGAAATTTGTACAAACTTACATGAAGTTAATTTATTATCCCTGCCAAAACATTTCAACATTAATGGCAAAAACATAATTCCTTTAACAAAAAATAAAATTATCATTGGTTCTACTGATGAATATCATGAAAAACCAGAAGAAAATGTCTTCGAAAAACTTACTGATTTTATTGAGAACAAACCTAGCTGGCTATCTAGAGAAAGAGTAACAAGAAAATGGTTTGGCATTAGATCAAGACCGGAAGGAGAACCATCCCCTATTCAGAAAAATCTGGAAAATGGATTAATTATATGTACTGGTTTCTATAAAAATGGATTTTTACTTGCTCCTTCATGTTCTCATTGGGTAGCAAATGAACTAAATAAATATTTTATTTAA
- the dnaK gene encoding molecular chaperone DnaK: MGKVVGIDLGTTNSCVAVMEGGKPTVIANAEGFRTTPSVVAYTKNQDQLVGQIAKRQAVMNPENTFYSAKRFVGRRVDEVNEESKEVSYGIEKAGSNVKLKCPVLDKQFSPEEVSAQVLRKLSEDAGKYLGENITQAVITVPAYFNDSQRQATKDAGKIAGLEVLRIINEPTAAALAYGLDKKSNERILVFDLGGGTFDVSVLEVGDGVFEVLSTSGDTHLGGDDFDRCIVDHLASIFKSNEGIDLRQDKQALQRLTEAAEKAKIELSNATQSEINLPFITATPEGPKHLDLNLTRANFEELASKLIDRCRVPVEQALKDAKLSTGEIDEIVMVGGSTRMPAVQELVKRVTGKDPNQTVNPDEVVAVGAAIQGGVLAGEVKDILLLDVTPLSLGVETLGGVMTKMITRNTTVPTKKSETYSTAVDGQTNVEIHVLQGEREMASDNKSLGTFRLDGIPSAPRGVPQIEVTFDIDANGILSVTAKDKGSGKEQSISITGASTLSDNEVDKMVKDAESNASVDKEKREKIDLKNQAETLVYQTEKQLGELGDKVDASAKAKVEEKSKALKEATSKEDYEAMKKLLEELQQELYAIGSSVYQQPGNQPPAPGTPDSNESNDKGGDDDVIDADFTETKD; this comes from the coding sequence CTGTAATAGCAAATGCAGAGGGTTTCAGAACAACACCATCTGTTGTTGCATATACAAAAAATCAAGACCAGCTTGTTGGTCAGATCGCAAAGCGACAAGCTGTTATGAATCCTGAAAATACCTTTTATTCGGCCAAGCGTTTCGTTGGTAGAAGAGTCGATGAAGTTAATGAGGAATCAAAAGAAGTCAGTTATGGTATTGAAAAGGCTGGTTCAAATGTAAAATTAAAATGTCCAGTTTTAGATAAACAATTTTCTCCTGAAGAAGTAAGTGCTCAGGTTTTAAGAAAACTTTCTGAAGATGCAGGTAAATATTTAGGCGAAAATATAACCCAAGCTGTTATAACTGTTCCGGCTTATTTTAATGATTCTCAAAGACAAGCTACAAAAGATGCAGGTAAGATAGCAGGGCTTGAAGTCTTAAGGATAATAAATGAGCCTACAGCTGCTGCTTTAGCTTATGGATTAGACAAAAAAAGTAATGAAAGAATTCTTGTTTTTGATTTAGGCGGTGGAACTTTTGATGTATCAGTTTTAGAAGTTGGAGATGGTGTTTTCGAAGTTCTATCAACTTCTGGAGATACTCATTTAGGAGGGGATGATTTTGATAGATGTATTGTTGACCATTTAGCAAGCATTTTTAAAAGTAATGAAGGAATAGATTTAAGACAGGATAAACAAGCTTTGCAACGTCTTACTGAAGCGGCTGAAAAGGCCAAGATTGAACTTTCAAATGCTACTCAAAGTGAAATCAACTTACCTTTTATAACTGCTACTCCAGAAGGCCCAAAACACCTTGATTTAAATTTGACTAGAGCTAACTTTGAAGAGCTTGCTTCTAAATTAATAGATAGATGTAGAGTCCCAGTAGAACAAGCTCTAAAGGATGCCAAGCTATCTACGGGAGAGATTGATGAAATAGTAATGGTTGGTGGCTCAACTAGAATGCCTGCTGTTCAAGAATTAGTTAAGAGAGTCACAGGTAAAGATCCTAATCAAACTGTTAACCCAGATGAAGTTGTAGCTGTAGGTGCAGCTATTCAAGGGGGAGTTCTAGCAGGTGAAGTCAAAGATATCTTATTGTTAGATGTTACTCCCTTATCTCTTGGTGTAGAGACATTGGGAGGAGTAATGACAAAAATGATTACTCGAAATACAACAGTACCAACAAAGAAATCTGAGACTTATTCAACTGCCGTAGATGGTCAAACTAATGTCGAGATTCATGTTTTGCAGGGAGAAAGAGAAATGGCATCAGATAATAAAAGTTTAGGTACTTTTAGACTTGATGGTATTCCTTCTGCTCCAAGAGGTGTTCCACAAATAGAAGTAACGTTTGATATTGATGCAAATGGAATTTTAAGTGTCACCGCGAAAGATAAAGGAAGTGGTAAGGAACAATCCATTTCTATAACAGGTGCTTCAACTCTTTCAGATAACGAAGTTGATAAAATGGTTAAAGATGCAGAATCAAACGCTTCTGTCGACAAAGAAAAAAGAGAGAAAATTGACTTAAAGAATCAAGCGGAAACTCTTGTTTATCAAACAGAAAAACAGTTAGGAGAACTTGGTGATAAAGTTGACGCCTCTGCTAAAGCTAAGGTAGAAGAAAAAAGCAAAGCATTAAAAGAAGCAACTTCAAAAGAAGATTATGAAGCTATGAAAAAATTATTAGAAGAACTACAACAAGAACTTTATGCAATTGGTTCTTCTGTATATCAACAGCCAGGTAACCAACCTCCAGCACCAGGGACTCCAGATTCAAATGAATCAAATGATAAAGGTGGCGATGATGATGTAATTGATGCAGACTTTACAGAGACAAAAGATTAA